In a genomic window of Syngnathus typhle isolate RoL2023-S1 ecotype Sweden linkage group LG4, RoL_Styp_1.0, whole genome shotgun sequence:
- the LOC133152270 gene encoding uncharacterized protein LOC133152270 has protein sequence MLVKKTTIPTPLGEGMSRCLCHHSSNGAPYGRWILCCVVVGACYGLWTHLKRPSDIVDRGKRCSHDENFEDWSWDPKNPYETNMWYRYVKFTVRARTQEGCYVCSKLPPSSTQVHLEARAENVTEAKCMASMGGVGYQHPAVKVSDDNPFRPGLVEGTCDQLFWTNLNVTVKGRTLPQVAYTERRPGVNYTCYIQGSKTHKCIDSDCSPGGNWMGAMDIAAECQDRRAISVGEGSPTNMSAPSNGTYFIQNGWWPCGHKVYPMLPANWTGVCAPVWVTDHTYRLRHRQLTTAHNSSGRQRRAVATFDPHDPIWGANVPDDHKVWSVGDKVVHALFPCVGIGKHSLFIETLNYHFQSFGNLSLQVNDGQNREIQAIRLMVLQNRMVLDLLTAAQGGVCHIIGTSCCTYIPGENDTHLRRHGFTEELTAGHVK, from the coding sequence atgttggtgaagaaaacaacgatccccactccgctaggcgaggggatgtcccggtgtctctgccatcatagtagcaacggggctccatatggcagatggatcctctgctgcgttgtggttggagcgtgctatggtctatggactcatttgaagaGACCAAGTGACattgttgaccgtggaaaacgatgttcacacgatgagaactttgaggactggtcatgggaccccaaaaacccatacgaaaccaacatgtggtaccggtacgttaagttcactgtgagagcccggacacaggagggatgttatgtgtgttcgaaactccccccttcctccacgcaagttcacttggaggccagagcagagaatgtcactgaagcaaaatgtatggcatccatgggaggagttggatatcaacaccctgctgtcaaagtgagtgatgacaaccctttccgccctggacttgtggaaggcacctgtgatcagcttttctggacaaatctcaatgtgactgttaaaggacgaacattaccgcaggtggcctacacagagcggcgacctggagtgaactatacgtgttacatccaaggaagtaagacccacaaatgcattgacagtgactgctctccaggaggaaactggatgggagctatggacatcgccgctgagtgtcaggataggagagccatttcagttggggagggctctccgactaacatgtctgcaccatcgaacggaacatacttcatacagaatggctggtggccttgtggtcacaaggtttatccgatgctgcccgccaactggacaggagtgtgtgcaccagtgtgggtgacagaccacacctacagattacgacatcgacagctgacgacagcacacaactcttctggacgtcaacgcagggcggttgcaacctttgaccctcatgaccctatctggggtgcgaatgttccagacgaccataaagtatggtccgttggagacaaagttgttcatgcgctttttccctgtgTCGGAATTGGGaaacattcactcttcatcgagacactgaactatcattttcaatcctttgggaatctctcactacaagtcaacgatggacaaaatagagagattcaggctattaggctcatggtcttgcaaaacaggatggttctggacttgttgacggcagcacaaggtggtgtgtgccacatcattgggacttcctgttgcacatacattccgggagaaaatgacacacatctacgacgccatggcttcactgaagaacttacagcaggccatgtcaaatga